A genomic stretch from Antarcticibacterium flavum includes:
- a CDS encoding outer membrane beta-barrel protein, giving the protein MKKIFFAVLCLAGLQLTAQTFEISGRITDTETNLALEAATVYAENSADSTLVSYTISEKDGDFILTGNTTAPNLNLFISFTGFQLHRQSINLSEKMVHSLGTIRLQEADNTLDEVQLVGSRAPITIKRDTLEFNAGSFATRPDANLEELMKKLPGVEVDIQGNITVNGKPVSRILVDGKEFFGNDPKIATRNLPKEIIDKIQVTDTKTRAEEFTGKAGNPDDKTINITLQKDKNKGYFARATVGGGTNDRYEMSGIGNYFKDKFRVSVLASSNNINSSGFSFDEVFDMMGRNARSFSFNSGGGGSFGINGMNFGGGAGITKAETAGLNLVNEWGKTAELNADYFFGRNDTETMTVVERENLLPDSRFFYNSTSSSNLVNDSHRANARFEYKPDTLTRISFAPRFSSNTGYSNRSNSAASSNENRELVNSTETIDDEYLNSQSFSNRLDVIRRYGSRGAYSQLNFTNSHQRQENDNYFFSESRFFAGEETVEIQDQFIDEDQKENEYSIGATQRFVMAEKLFLDASYNFSSTNSNNTRYVYDLDQETNSYSIFNDLLSSDFESKSFKNIPNVGVNYEGQKWRVGSEIGLLNTTLENTNFLQDVPFDNTYNNLFLRANVRYEIARSKSVYLNYNSDAGIPSIRQLQPVVNRTNPLNIFVGNPDLRPTFTQTIRGGYRNYDFSKRSGFFSYASVTFTDNSIVPVTTTGADLVRTTTYANVDGAINSNAGASYSKQNKKDGREFSYRLGLNGNYDRNIGFTNGVQFRADRYTVRPSINLTYGIEDYFSINPGYQLAFTETQYDIIANRNENFTNHTVSLEATTFWPKNFVFGNDISYTYFGNVSPGFDNTAFLWNISLGYKFLNDDATLKIKVYDMLNENVSTQRIVGDDFIQDTQNLILRRYAMLSFTYKLSKFGGKDPNQSGRRMMRM; this is encoded by the coding sequence ATGAAAAAAATTTTCTTCGCTGTTCTTTGTTTAGCAGGTTTACAGCTAACAGCCCAAACCTTTGAAATTTCCGGAAGAATTACTGATACTGAAACTAACCTTGCACTTGAGGCTGCAACTGTTTATGCTGAGAACTCTGCAGACAGTACCCTTGTAAGCTATACAATTTCAGAAAAAGACGGGGATTTTATCCTTACCGGCAATACCACAGCTCCCAATCTGAATCTTTTTATATCCTTCACAGGCTTTCAGCTACACAGGCAATCTATTAACCTAAGCGAAAAAATGGTTCATAGCCTGGGGACGATTCGACTGCAGGAAGCAGACAATACCCTGGATGAGGTACAACTGGTTGGCTCCCGTGCGCCTATCACTATAAAAAGGGATACCCTGGAATTCAATGCGGGATCTTTTGCCACCCGGCCCGATGCGAACCTGGAGGAACTTATGAAAAAATTACCCGGGGTCGAGGTAGATATACAGGGAAATATCACCGTGAATGGGAAACCGGTTTCCAGGATCCTGGTAGACGGGAAAGAATTTTTTGGAAATGACCCCAAGATCGCCACCAGGAACCTGCCCAAGGAGATCATTGACAAGATCCAGGTAACAGATACCAAGACAAGAGCCGAGGAGTTTACCGGGAAAGCAGGAAATCCCGATGATAAGACTATCAACATCACCCTTCAAAAGGATAAGAATAAAGGATACTTTGCCCGTGCTACAGTGGGAGGAGGTACCAATGACCGTTATGAAATGAGCGGGATTGGGAATTATTTCAAAGATAAATTCAGGGTTAGCGTCCTTGCCAGTTCAAACAACATAAACAGCTCCGGCTTTAGTTTTGATGAGGTGTTTGATATGATGGGTCGTAACGCCCGCAGCTTTTCCTTCAATAGTGGTGGAGGTGGAAGTTTTGGGATTAATGGGATGAACTTTGGTGGCGGTGCAGGTATTACCAAGGCAGAAACAGCCGGATTGAACCTCGTAAATGAATGGGGTAAGACAGCAGAACTAAATGCCGATTATTTCTTCGGAAGGAATGATACTGAAACCATGACCGTGGTAGAACGTGAAAACCTGCTGCCAGATTCCCGCTTCTTTTACAATTCTACAAGTTCCAGCAACCTGGTTAATGACAGCCACAGGGCAAATGCCAGATTTGAATATAAACCAGATACCCTTACCCGCATCTCATTTGCTCCAAGATTTAGCTCCAATACCGGTTATTCGAACCGAAGCAATAGTGCAGCTTCATCAAATGAGAACCGGGAGCTGGTAAACTCTACTGAAACTATTGACGATGAATATTTAAACAGCCAGAGCTTTAGTAACAGGCTGGATGTGATACGGCGTTATGGGAGCAGAGGAGCCTATTCCCAGCTTAATTTTACAAATAGCCACCAGAGGCAGGAAAATGATAACTACTTCTTTTCTGAAAGCAGGTTCTTTGCAGGAGAAGAAACAGTTGAGATCCAGGACCAGTTCATCGATGAGGATCAAAAGGAGAATGAATATTCCATAGGGGCAACCCAGCGGTTTGTGATGGCAGAGAAATTGTTCCTGGATGCTTCCTATAATTTCTCCTCTACCAATTCCAATAACACCAGGTATGTTTATGACCTGGACCAGGAAACCAACTCCTATTCAATTTTCAATGATCTACTTAGCAGTGATTTTGAATCTAAAAGTTTTAAGAATATACCAAATGTGGGTGTGAACTATGAGGGCCAGAAGTGGAGGGTTGGTTCTGAAATTGGTTTATTGAACACTACCCTTGAAAACACCAATTTCTTGCAGGATGTACCCTTTGATAATACCTACAACAACCTGTTCCTGCGCGCCAATGTGCGTTATGAGATTGCAAGGTCAAAAAGTGTCTATTTAAATTACAACAGCGATGCCGGGATACCATCCATTCGCCAGTTACAGCCGGTGGTAAACCGCACCAATCCGTTAAATATCTTCGTAGGTAATCCAGATCTTAGGCCCACTTTTACCCAAACCATTCGAGGGGGATACAGGAACTATGATTTTTCCAAGAGAAGCGGTTTCTTTAGTTATGCCTCTGTAACTTTTACAGATAATAGCATCGTACCCGTGACCACCACCGGGGCAGATCTTGTAAGGACCACTACCTATGCCAACGTAGACGGAGCCATTAATTCCAATGCGGGGGCTTCCTACTCCAAACAGAACAAAAAGGACGGCAGGGAATTTAGTTACCGCCTTGGTCTAAATGGAAATTATGACCGGAATATAGGATTTACCAACGGAGTGCAATTTCGTGCCGACCGTTATACGGTGAGGCCATCCATCAATTTGACTTACGGCATAGAGGATTATTTTTCGATAAATCCCGGGTATCAGTTAGCCTTTACTGAAACTCAATATGATATAATCGCCAACAGGAATGAGAATTTTACCAACCACACGGTTTCCCTGGAGGCCACCACCTTTTGGCCAAAGAACTTTGTATTCGGTAACGATATTTCCTATACTTATTTTGGGAATGTATCACCAGGGTTTGATAATACAGCATTCCTGTGGAATATAAGTTTAGGATACAAGTTCCTTAATGATGATGCCACTCTCAAGATAAAAGTATATGATATGCTCAATGAGAATGTTTCCACCCAGCGTATTGTAGGTGATGACTTTATACAGGATACTCAAAACCTTATTTTAAGAAGATATGCGATGCTTAGCTTTACCTATAAATTAAGCAAATTTGGAGGTAAAGACCCCAACCAAAGTGGTCGCAGGATGATGAGAATGTAA
- a CDS encoding TPM domain-containing protein, translated as MLQKNKLPFLLLFLIFLTVSHVAFAQRDIPPRPSSQTSVYDAANVLTTEEAQRLERKLINYSDTTSTQIVIATIKSLEGEYEGIYAANWAHEWGIGQEKEDNGLLILLSEGDRKIFITTGYGLEEYLTDATSKDIIDNIILPEFRNNNYYAGLDKGTTAIFQVLEGTFQGSRPRQQGPQGIPVSYLILGIFFLIFLVSLSSKNKKGGGPGSRSGRAPSLLDMIVLSSLGRGGFGGGRGGFGGGGGFGGGGGFGGGFGGGGFGGGGAGGSW; from the coding sequence ATGCTACAAAAGAATAAATTACCCTTCTTATTACTATTCTTAATTTTTCTTACCGTATCCCACGTGGCTTTTGCCCAAAGGGATATACCACCACGCCCATCCAGTCAAACCAGTGTCTATGATGCTGCAAATGTGCTTACTACAGAAGAAGCCCAGCGGCTGGAAAGAAAGCTTATCAATTATTCCGATACCACCTCGACCCAAATAGTCATAGCCACAATAAAATCCCTTGAGGGGGAATATGAAGGTATCTATGCTGCCAACTGGGCTCATGAATGGGGAATTGGACAGGAAAAGGAAGACAACGGGCTTCTCATCCTGCTCTCTGAAGGTGACAGGAAAATATTTATCACCACCGGCTATGGGCTGGAGGAATATCTTACAGATGCTACCTCAAAGGATATCATCGATAATATTATCCTTCCCGAATTTAGGAATAATAACTATTATGCCGGCCTGGATAAAGGTACAACGGCCATATTCCAGGTCCTTGAAGGGACTTTCCAGGGTTCCCGACCAAGGCAACAGGGACCGCAGGGCATCCCGGTTTCCTACCTTATCCTGGGGATCTTCTTTTTAATATTCCTGGTATCTCTTAGCAGTAAAAACAAAAAAGGCGGCGGGCCGGGCAGCAGGAGTGGCCGGGCACCTTCTCTTCTCGATATGATCGTTCTTAGCAGTCTTGGCCGTGGAGGCTTTGGAGGCGGCAGGGGTGGCTTTGGCGGCGGCGGTGGCTTTGGAGGCGGTGGCGGCTTTGGAGGCGGCTTCGGCGGCGGTGGCTTTGGTGGTGGCGGTGCCGGTGGGAGCTGGTAA
- a CDS encoding TPM domain-containing protein gives MSKLEDFLSAKEEEEIIEAIRTAEGSTSGEIRVHIEKTHAEKGIFERAMEVFHALKMDNTKHENGVLIYVAVEDRDFVIYGDRGINKVVPADFWESTKDIIVAHFKAGNFKQGLIDGILKAGEQLKAHFPWSADAIDELPNTISRGNATKE, from the coding sequence ATGAGCAAACTGGAAGATTTTTTATCGGCAAAGGAAGAGGAGGAGATCATTGAAGCCATAAGAACTGCTGAAGGTTCCACCTCGGGAGAGATTCGTGTTCATATAGAAAAAACCCACGCAGAGAAGGGTATTTTCGAAAGGGCCATGGAGGTTTTCCATGCCCTTAAGATGGATAATACCAAACATGAAAACGGGGTATTGATCTATGTAGCGGTAGAGGACCGGGATTTCGTGATCTACGGCGACCGCGGTATCAATAAAGTAGTTCCTGCCGATTTTTGGGAAAGCACCAAGGATATCATAGTGGCCCATTTCAAGGCGGGTAATTTCAAGCAGGGGCTAATAGATGGGATCCTTAAAGCGGGAGAACAGCTAAAAGCTCATTTCCCGTGGAGTGCAGATGCGATAGACGAGCTGCCAAATACAATATCAAGAGGAAATGCTACAAAAGAATAA
- a CDS encoding LemA family protein — MKKWLIPVAVIAVLGIIIYSLTIGFNNTAVAKQEEARLAWSNVESSYQRRNDLITNLVKTVQGAADFERGTLTDVIEARSRATSVSIDPANMTPQQMEQFQQAQGEVSGALSRLLVTVERYPELRATQNFQQLQSQLEGTENRINVTRDRYNAAVTDYNTYIRTFPNKVFAGWFGFDPMVRYEADAGSERAPDVDFNF, encoded by the coding sequence ATGAAAAAATGGCTCATTCCCGTTGCAGTTATTGCAGTTCTTGGAATCATTATTTACAGTCTAACAATAGGATTTAATAACACTGCAGTAGCTAAACAGGAGGAGGCGCGCCTCGCCTGGTCCAATGTTGAAAGCTCCTACCAACGCCGTAATGACCTCATTACAAACCTTGTAAAAACGGTACAGGGTGCGGCCGACTTTGAAAGAGGAACGTTAACAGATGTTATTGAGGCACGCTCACGGGCAACCTCGGTAAGTATAGACCCGGCAAATATGACCCCGCAGCAAATGGAGCAGTTCCAGCAGGCACAGGGAGAAGTATCTGGTGCCTTATCCCGTTTACTGGTAACAGTGGAAAGATACCCCGAGCTCCGTGCTACACAAAACTTCCAGCAACTGCAGTCGCAGCTGGAGGGCACAGAGAACAGGATCAATGTGACCCGCGACAGGTACAATGCTGCGGTGACCGACTATAATACATACATAAGAACCTTCCCCAATAAAGTCTTTGCAGGCTGGTTTGGGTTTGACCCAATGGTGCGCTATGAAGCCGATGCAGGATCTGAAAGGGCGCCAGATGTAGATTTTAATTTCTAA
- a CDS encoding MerR family transcriptional regulator, giving the protein MQLNLPEKRYYAIGEVAEAFGVNTSLIRFWEKEFDALKPKKNAKGNRLFTPQDIKNLELIYHLVKERGFTLEGAKIHLKEEKKKILSNFEIIRKLQNVKAELTNIKNHL; this is encoded by the coding sequence ATGCAACTAAACCTACCAGAAAAGCGATATTATGCCATAGGCGAGGTTGCAGAAGCCTTTGGGGTAAACACCTCGTTAATTCGCTTTTGGGAGAAGGAGTTTGATGCTTTAAAGCCAAAAAAGAATGCTAAAGGCAACCGCCTCTTCACCCCGCAGGACATCAAGAACCTGGAGCTTATTTACCATCTTGTAAAGGAACGGGGCTTCACCCTTGAAGGGGCCAAGATCCACCTAAAGGAAGAAAAGAAGAAGATCCTGAGTAACTTTGAGATCATACGAAAATTACAAAACGTAAAAGCAGAACTAACCAATATCAAAAATCATTTATAA
- a CDS encoding M23 family metallopeptidase, whose protein sequence is MAKVKYYYDSETLSYKKIERKKGRRLGIAFLSILGVFLAAFVLVVIYLNLPQIETPKEKALKRELENMQLQYGILNRKMDQIQDVLGNIEDRDNNIYRLYFESNPIPEEQRRAGFGGINRYRNLEGYDNSKIIVETTQRMDILTKQLVVQSKSLDEITDLAKEKEQLLAAIPAIQPVKNEELKRIASGYGWRTDPFTKVKKYHYGMDFSAPRGTPVYATGDGRIERADNRSTGYGNHIRIDHGYGYVSLYAHLYKYNVRVGQRVKRGDVIGFVGSTGRSEAPHLHYEIYKDEERINPINFYYGNLSPAEYDQVLAKAQQENQSMD, encoded by the coding sequence ATGGCGAAGGTTAAATATTATTACGACAGCGAGACGCTTTCTTACAAGAAGATAGAGCGTAAGAAAGGCCGTAGACTGGGTATCGCATTCCTGAGTATCCTGGGTGTATTCCTTGCCGCCTTTGTGCTGGTAGTGATCTACCTCAACCTCCCGCAAATTGAAACCCCAAAGGAAAAAGCCCTCAAAAGGGAACTTGAGAATATGCAGCTTCAATACGGGATCCTTAACCGTAAAATGGACCAGATACAGGATGTACTGGGAAATATTGAAGATCGTGATAACAACATTTACAGGTTATATTTTGAATCCAATCCTATTCCCGAAGAACAACGCCGGGCAGGTTTTGGTGGTATAAACCGCTACAGGAACCTGGAAGGCTATGATAATTCAAAAATTATAGTAGAGACCACCCAGAGGATGGATATTCTTACAAAACAGCTGGTGGTACAATCAAAATCACTTGATGAGATCACAGATCTGGCAAAGGAAAAAGAACAACTCCTGGCAGCTATCCCTGCTATACAGCCTGTGAAGAACGAGGAGTTGAAAAGAATTGCTTCCGGTTACGGCTGGAGGACAGATCCCTTTACCAAGGTTAAAAAGTATCACTACGGGATGGATTTCTCTGCTCCCCGGGGAACGCCGGTGTATGCTACCGGTGACGGGAGGATCGAGCGGGCAGATAATCGTTCTACAGGTTACGGAAACCACATTAGAATAGACCATGGTTATGGCTATGTGAGCCTCTATGCCCATCTTTATAAGTACAATGTACGGGTTGGACAGCGGGTTAAAAGAGGTGATGTCATTGGATTTGTAGGAAGTACCGGCCGTAGCGAAGCCCCTCACCTGCACTATGAGATCTATAAGGATGAAGAGAGGATCAACCCTATTAATTTCTATTACGGAAACCTTTCTCCTGCAGAATATGACCAGGTACTGGCAAAGGCACAACAGGAAAACCAATCTATGGATTAA
- the alaS gene encoding alanine--tRNA ligase encodes MKSKEIRSTYLNYFKSKSHIIVPSAPMVIKDDPTLMFTNAGMNQFKEYFLGNTVPKNTRVTDTQKCLRVSGKHNDLEEVGMDTYHHTMFEMLGNWSFGDYFKKEAIHWAWELLTEVYKIDRDILYVSVFEGSEEDGLEMDREAYDLWKDIVPEERIILGNKKDNFWEMGDQGPCGPSSEIHVDIRTAEEKAKIPGRGLVNADHPQVVEIWNLVFMEFNRKANGSLEKLPAQHVDTGMGFERLCMVLQDKKSNYDTDVFTPIIASIEKITNSTYGQDEKVDIAIRVIADHVRAVAFSIADGQLPGNTGAGYVIRRILRRAIRYGFTFLATKEPFIYKLAATLSDQMGEAFPELRSQKTLIENVIREEEQSFLRTLDQGLILLENIIEGTTGNTVSGKKAFELYDTFGFPIDLTALILRERGYELDEAEFNAELKQQKDRSRAASAMTAGDWEILGQEEEETFIGYENLEAEVKITRYRKVEGKKEGALYQLVFNKTPFYPEGGGQVGDKGLLITQTGEEIKILDTKKENNLIIHFTKSLPEDPSQEVIVTVDESKRAQTQANHTATHLLHQALREILGTHVEQKGSMVNHKNLRFDFSHFSKLSPEELKEVEEYVNQRIAEHHRLQEQRNISYNEAIEQGAIALFGEKYGDSVRAVRFGESMELCGGTHVQNTADIWYFKIISEGAVAAGIRRIEAITGRAVKAYFQEEEESLKEISAQLKNAKDPVKAIQNLQEENANLKKQIEVLLRDKAKNLKIELQQEITSVNGINFLAKKVDLDAGGIKDLAYQLGDNNDNLFLLLASEQDGKALLTCYISKELAESKGLHAGKVVKELGKHIQGGGGGQPFFATAGGRNPQGIEKALEEARNFLSE; translated from the coding sequence ATGAAATCTAAAGAGATACGTTCCACATACCTCAATTATTTTAAATCCAAATCCCATATAATTGTCCCTTCTGCACCTATGGTGATCAAGGATGATCCTACCCTTATGTTCACCAATGCAGGGATGAACCAATTTAAGGAATATTTTTTAGGAAATACCGTGCCAAAAAATACACGGGTGACCGATACTCAAAAATGCCTGAGGGTAAGCGGGAAGCACAATGACCTGGAAGAGGTTGGGATGGACACCTACCACCATACCATGTTTGAGATGCTTGGAAACTGGAGCTTTGGGGATTATTTTAAAAAAGAAGCCATCCACTGGGCCTGGGAACTTTTAACTGAAGTCTATAAAATAGACAGGGATATCCTATATGTATCTGTCTTTGAAGGCAGTGAGGAAGACGGTCTAGAAATGGACCGGGAGGCTTATGACCTGTGGAAAGATATAGTTCCCGAGGAAAGGATCATCCTTGGCAATAAAAAAGATAATTTCTGGGAAATGGGTGACCAGGGGCCATGTGGTCCAAGTTCAGAGATCCATGTGGATATTCGTACTGCTGAAGAGAAAGCAAAGATCCCGGGCAGGGGCCTTGTAAATGCAGATCATCCCCAGGTAGTGGAGATATGGAACCTGGTATTTATGGAATTTAACCGCAAGGCGAACGGTTCCCTTGAAAAATTACCTGCACAGCACGTGGATACGGGAATGGGATTTGAAAGGCTTTGTATGGTATTGCAGGATAAAAAATCCAATTATGATACAGATGTTTTTACTCCAATCATAGCTTCTATTGAAAAGATAACAAATTCTACCTACGGGCAGGACGAGAAGGTCGATATAGCCATAAGGGTAATTGCAGACCATGTGCGGGCCGTGGCATTCTCTATTGCAGATGGTCAACTGCCGGGCAACACCGGCGCCGGCTATGTGATACGCAGGATCTTAAGAAGGGCAATTCGCTATGGGTTCACATTTTTAGCAACTAAGGAACCATTCATCTATAAACTTGCGGCCACATTAAGCGATCAAATGGGCGAGGCGTTCCCTGAATTGAGATCGCAAAAAACCCTTATAGAAAATGTGATTAGGGAAGAGGAGCAGTCCTTTCTTAGAACCCTGGACCAGGGGCTTATCCTCCTGGAAAATATTATAGAAGGCACCACCGGCAATACAGTTTCGGGTAAAAAGGCATTTGAACTTTATGATACTTTTGGATTCCCCATAGATCTTACCGCCCTCATCCTTAGGGAACGCGGCTATGAGCTGGATGAGGCCGAATTCAATGCAGAACTTAAACAACAAAAAGACCGCTCCAGGGCAGCTTCTGCCATGACGGCGGGGGACTGGGAGATCCTGGGCCAGGAAGAAGAGGAAACTTTTATTGGTTATGAAAATCTTGAGGCCGAAGTAAAAATAACCCGGTATAGAAAGGTTGAGGGTAAAAAAGAAGGAGCTCTTTACCAGCTTGTTTTCAATAAAACCCCTTTTTATCCTGAAGGTGGGGGTCAGGTAGGCGATAAGGGGCTATTGATCACACAAACAGGAGAAGAAATTAAGATCCTTGATACCAAAAAGGAGAATAACCTTATCATTCATTTCACCAAAAGCCTGCCTGAAGATCCTTCGCAGGAGGTCATTGTAACAGTAGATGAATCAAAAAGGGCACAAACCCAGGCAAATCACACCGCTACTCACTTATTGCACCAGGCACTGCGGGAGATCCTTGGAACTCACGTGGAGCAAAAGGGCTCGATGGTGAACCATAAAAACCTGAGGTTCGATTTTTCCCATTTCAGTAAACTTAGTCCAGAGGAGCTCAAGGAGGTAGAGGAATATGTAAACCAAAGAATTGCCGAACACCACCGGTTACAGGAGCAGCGTAACATTTCTTACAATGAGGCGATCGAGCAGGGGGCAATAGCCCTTTTCGGGGAAAAATACGGGGATTCTGTAAGAGCAGTAAGATTCGGGGAATCTATGGAATTATGCGGGGGAACACATGTGCAAAACACTGCCGATATCTGGTATTTCAAAATAATTTCTGAAGGAGCTGTTGCAGCCGGGATACGTCGTATTGAGGCTATTACGGGCAGGGCTGTTAAGGCATATTTTCAGGAGGAAGAAGAAAGCCTGAAAGAGATCTCTGCACAGCTTAAGAATGCCAAGGACCCGGTAAAAGCTATACAGAACCTTCAGGAGGAAAATGCAAACCTGAAAAAACAGATCGAGGTATTGCTTAGGGATAAAGCGAAAAACCTCAAGATCGAGCTTCAGCAGGAGATCACCTCAGTAAACGGAATAAATTTCCTGGCGAAAAAAGTAGACCTTGATGCCGGGGGAATAAAAGATCTGGCTTACCAGCTGGGAGATAATAATGATAATCTTTTTCTCCTGCTGGCGTCTGAGCAGGATGGCAAGGCCCTTCTTACCTGCTATATTTCCAAAGAGCTGGCAGAGTCAAAAGGCCTGCACGCCGGGAAAGTGGTCAAAGAACTCGGGAAACATATACAGGGAGGCGGTGGTGGCCAGCCTTTCTTCGCGACTGCGGGAGGAAGGAATCCCCAGGGGATAGAAAAAGCGCTGGAAGAGGCCAGGAATTTTTTATCTGAATAA
- a CDS encoding GSCFA domain-containing protein, with amino-acid sequence MEFRTHFKIGPEEPKIDYSSSIFLIGSCFVDNIGRKLEQAKLKSLRNPFGIFYHPAAIENFLSRVVSLKPYTKEEVFHHNERWHCFEAHSVLSNPNREKLLEDLNENLRVTRRFLENATHVIITLGTAFGYRARETGNFVANCHKVPQVQFEKELMPVGEVQERLHNCLGLLKTVNPSTAILFTISPVRHIKDGVIENQRSKSHLLAATGNIVNDKKDTSYFPSYEIMMDDLRDYRFYEKDMLHPNAIAIDYIWNKFIEVWLSKDAVEVMKEITSLQQGLDHRPFNPESTAHKKFKEQLNERIEILKKSFPQIKF; translated from the coding sequence ATGGAGTTTCGAACTCATTTTAAAATAGGACCGGAAGAACCTAAGATCGATTACTCCTCGTCGATCTTTCTCATAGGTTCCTGTTTTGTAGATAATATTGGCAGGAAGCTGGAGCAGGCTAAATTAAAAAGCCTCCGGAACCCTTTTGGGATATTTTACCACCCCGCGGCAATTGAAAATTTCCTTTCGAGAGTGGTGTCCCTAAAACCATATACCAAGGAGGAAGTATTTCATCACAATGAAAGATGGCATTGCTTTGAAGCACATTCAGTTCTAAGCAATCCTAACAGGGAGAAACTGCTGGAAGATCTTAATGAAAACCTGCGGGTTACACGTAGATTTCTTGAAAATGCAACTCATGTGATCATTACCCTGGGAACAGCTTTTGGTTACAGAGCCAGGGAAACCGGTAATTTTGTTGCCAATTGTCATAAAGTGCCGCAGGTACAGTTTGAGAAGGAGCTTATGCCGGTGGGGGAGGTACAGGAACGGCTCCATAATTGTCTTGGACTTTTAAAAACTGTAAATCCCTCTACTGCCATTCTTTTTACCATATCACCCGTGAGGCATATAAAGGATGGTGTGATAGAGAATCAAAGAAGTAAATCGCATCTTCTTGCCGCAACAGGCAACATTGTTAATGATAAAAAGGATACGTCTTATTTCCCTTCTTATGAGATCATGATGGATGACCTAAGGGATTACCGGTTTTATGAAAAGGATATGCTGCATCCTAATGCTATTGCAATAGATTATATATGGAACAAATTCATTGAGGTGTGGCTTTCCAAAGATGCTGTAGAGGTTATGAAGGAAATAACCTCCCTGCAACAGGGGCTGGATCACAGGCCTTTTAATCCGGAATCTACTGCGCATAAAAAGTTTAAGGAACAACTAAATGAGCGTATCGAAATTCTTAAAAAATCATTTCCTCAAATAAAATTTTAA
- a CDS encoding DUF4230 domain-containing protein, translated as MRKIIPIILLVLAVSFGWKYFESRNDQRDQLVESTDLIEKQIKNVGKLVVTEGNFAQVYSYNDSRKFYLDILSARKKALIIVNADVTVAYDLSKLRTEIDPDTRTVRILYIPEEEISINPNIRYYDVTQDYLNQFEAKDYNKIQERIKKSLMAKIENSSIKSNAQNRLISELQKIYILTSSMGWSLEYKGNIIPSTEAMEGIKL; from the coding sequence ATGAGGAAGATCATCCCTATTATCCTTCTTGTCCTGGCTGTATCCTTTGGATGGAAGTATTTTGAAAGCCGCAATGACCAACGGGATCAACTGGTAGAAAGTACCGATTTGATCGAGAAACAGATCAAGAATGTTGGGAAGCTGGTGGTTACAGAGGGTAATTTTGCACAGGTCTATTCATATAATGATTCCAGAAAATTCTATCTCGATATCCTATCTGCCAGGAAGAAGGCTCTCATTATAGTAAATGCAGATGTTACCGTGGCTTATGACCTTAGTAAGCTTCGAACAGAAATTGATCCCGATACCCGTACCGTGAGGATCCTTTATATCCCGGAGGAAGAGATCTCCATCAATCCTAATATTCGATATTACGATGTTACGCAGGACTACCTCAATCAATTTGAAGCCAAGGATTACAATAAAATACAGGAACGAATCAAGAAATCGCTTATGGCCAAGATAGAGAACTCATCTATTAAATCAAATGCCCAGAACAGGCTTATTAGCGAGCTTCAAAAGATATATATACTTACAAGCTCCATGGGTTGGTCCCTGGAGTATAAAGGTAATATCATCCCGAGTACAGAGGCCATGGAAGGAATTAAGCTTTAA
- a CDS encoding DUF1801 domain-containing protein — protein sequence MKPNPQLKKFMEPYDERIQALTMELRNFITDLVPQANELIWDNYNAVALAYSKSEKLKDAFCHIAVYSDHVNFGFNRGVELKQTVKLNGKGKLIRHISLKDFQSFPKKEIQSMIWEAVGISENLNNELSDKNLQPKSIVMSVSEKKKRPKVKRAGNTV from the coding sequence ATGAAACCAAATCCACAGTTAAAAAAATTCATGGAGCCATATGACGAGCGAATTCAAGCTTTGACTATGGAATTACGAAATTTCATAACTGATTTGGTGCCGCAAGCAAACGAATTAATTTGGGATAATTATAATGCAGTCGCATTGGCCTACTCGAAATCGGAAAAATTAAAAGATGCTTTTTGCCATATTGCTGTTTATTCTGACCACGTCAATTTCGGATTTAATCGTGGAGTGGAATTGAAACAAACTGTAAAATTAAATGGTAAAGGAAAGTTGATAAGGCATATCTCCTTAAAGGATTTCCAGTCTTTTCCAAAAAAAGAAATACAAAGCATGATTTGGGAAGCAGTTGGAATTTCTGAAAATTTGAACAATGAGTTATCCGATAAGAATCTTCAACCAAAAAGTATAGTAATGTCAGTCTCGGAAAAGAAAAAAAGACCGAAGGTAAAACGAGCAGGTAACACTGTCTAA